A stretch of the Lactuca sativa cultivar Salinas chromosome 9, Lsat_Salinas_v11, whole genome shotgun sequence genome encodes the following:
- the LOC111911353 gene encoding pentatricopeptide repeat-containing protein At1g63330, giving the protein MMTTTIMNWPPSLNPLANLLHSVVDFPIIVSLLRNSHRRSTIAPLHSLRHCEEIDRENDLALYDELVSFNKFAHRQPLPSIKDFCKLLTRIVKMNHYSVVISLVQRLDVLGVKSDIYAFNIAINCFCHLNRVDFGLSVFGKALKRGFEPDYATFNTLIRGLCADGSLDQAHKLFDQMLESGFKPNIVTYGTLINGMCKLGNTTDAIILLRKIEEESPGVIIYSTIIHTLCKNRQVTHALHLFQEMTEKGITPNVVTYLCLMQGLCSSESPQLAKRLLDDMLARNISPNLQAFNVLINALCKLGLATESHNFLAFMIEKGMLPNTTTYNTLIKGYCLIQRLDKAKHLFNYMSTQGCDHDVVSYNVLINGYCKNQEIDEGLTLLKKMSKQKIDPNVVTYTTIIHGLCLVSKLEDALVIFHKMQDCGHIANVVTYSTLIDTLCKHERVNEALYLFKLMDDTHVPPDVFTFTSIIDGLCKVGEIDAANDYFLELSCRGLQPSVCTYTAMIGGFCRNRRLDEGEELFMKMEESGCVANVHTYTVMINGYCRNGKVDEANELFVKMKESGCLPDSCLINSIIQGFLLQNEMTKAIQYVDILRENGFLLDVYTEALLQNFQCCGVLEHSSKKGVEIFSQECNGE; this is encoded by the coding sequence ATGATGACGACGACGATTATGAATTGGCCTCCTTCTTTGAATCCGCTAGCTAATTTGCTTCATTCCGTTGTTGATTTCCCTATAATCGTATCGTTACTTCGAAACAGTCATCGTCGTTCTACGATTGCTCCGCTTCATTCTCTAAGGCATTGCGAGGAAATCGACCGAGAAAATGACCTTGCTCTATACGATGAATTGGTTTCCTTCAATAAATTTGCTCATCGCCAACCTCTCCCCTCCATTAAAGACTTCTGCAAGTTATTAACTCGTATCGTTAAGATGAATCACTACTCCGTTGTTATCTCACTTGTTCAACGGTTAGACGTGTTAGGAGTAAAATCCGACATTTATGCATTCAACATCGCCATCAACTGTTTCTGTCACCTAAACAGAGTAGATTTTGGCCTCTCTGTATTTGGTAAAGCCTTGAAACGTGGTTTCGAACCTGATTATGCTACATTCAACACTTTGATCAGGGGACTTTGTGCTGATGGCAGCCTTGATCAAGCACACAAACTGTTCGACCAAATGCTAGAGAGTGGCTTCAAGCCTAACATCGTAACTTATGGGACATTGATAAATGGGATGTGCAAATTGGGAAACACTACTGATGCTATTATCCTGCTCAGAAAGATAGAAGAAGAATCACCAGGCGTTATCATCTATAGCACCATCATACACACCCTTTGCAAAAACAGGCAAGTTACCCATGCTTTGCATCTTTTCCAAGAAATGACTGAGAAAGGCATAACCCCAAATGTTGTGACTTATCTCTGCTTGATGCAGGGGTTATGTAGTTCTGAATCACCTCAACTTGCCAAAAGATTGTTAGATGACATGTTAGCTCGAAACATCTCACCAAATTTGCAGGCTTTTAACGTGTTAATAAATGCATTATGTAAACTAGGGTTAGCAACCGAATCACATAATTTCCTTGCTTTCATGATTGAAAAAGGAATGCTTCCCAATACAACCACCTACAACACATTGATAAAAGGGTATTGTTTGATTCAAAGATTAGATAAAGCTAAGCACTTATTTAATTACatgagtacacaaggttgtgatCATGATGTTGTTAGCTATAATGTTTTGATCAATGGATATTGTAAGAATCAAGAGATAGATGAAGGGTTAACACTACTAAAGAAAATGTCCAAACAAAAGATTGATCCTAATGTAGTTACATACACCACAATTATCCATGGTCTATGTCTTGTTTCCAAACTCGAGGACGCACTTGTAATTTTTCATAAAATGCAAGATTGTGGACACATTGCTAATGTTGTTACTTACAGTACTTTGATAGATACATTATGCAAACATGAAAGAGTTAATGAGGCTTTATATTTGTTTAAACTAATGGATGATACACATGTTCCACCTGATGTGTTTACTTTTACTAGCATCATTGATGGGTTGTGTAAAGTTGGGGAAATTGATGCTGCAAATGATTACTTTCTAGAACTTTCTTGTAGAGGGTTACAACCGAGTGTATGTACATATACTGCAATGATTGGTGGGTTTTGTAGGAATAGGAGATTAGATGAAGGAGAAGAGTTGTTTATGAAAATGGAGGAGAGTGGTTGTGTGGCAAATGTTCATACTTATACTGTTATGATCAATGGGTATTGTAGGAATGGGAAAGTTGATGAAGCAAATGAGTTGTTTGTTAAGATGAAGGAGAGTGGTTGTTTGCCAGATAGTTGTTTGATTAATAGTATTATTCAGGGGTTTCTTTTACAAAATGAGATGACAAAGGCGATTCAGTATGTTGACATTTTGAGGGAGAATGGGTTTTTGTTAGATGTGTATACGGAAGCTTTGTTGCAAAATTTTCAGTGTTGTGGGGTGTTAGAACATTCATCTAAGAAAGGGGTTGAGATTTTTTCTCAAGAGTGTAATGGTGAATGA